The window CGCAAAAAATGGCATCCACCTCGTTGATGCTATATTGTTTCAACAAGGCGCTCAAAAGTTCTGCTGTGAAACATTCCGGACGTAAACTACGGAAATGTCCCCCATGCTTTGCAAGCGGAGTTCGCAAACCGCCGAATATGTAAACATTTTTCATATCATTCGCTCTGACGGAAAATTTTGTTGAGTTTTACACCCAGAAATGCAGCCAAGGCAGCCTTCAAGACATCTCCTGGAATGAATGGAAAAACTGCCATAACGAGAGCCTGCCAAAGACTGACATCCATCAAAAGCATCATGGAAGTTAATCCCCCGATATATGTGATGGGAATACCAACAAAAACGGCCGCCGACATGAAACGCTTAAACGAATTTCCCGTCCCCTTGAGCCAACTGACAATCGGGTAGGCAATAACAAAAGCGATGATGAATCCCCCTGTAGGGCCGAGAAGTTTTCCCAAACCTGACGTACCGCCGACAAAGACGGGCAGACCAATGCACCCAAGTAGAGTGTAGACGCAAAGCACCACAAACGTTTCTCGCGGTTTCAAGATAAAAGCTGTAAGATTCATCGCAAGCGTCAAAGCTGTGATCATCGCCGTAGTAAACGGCAACGGGATGGAAATATACGCGGCGACACAGCAAAGCGCCACACAAAGTGCCATCTTTGTTATCTTTTGCACAGACATCGTATCTTCTTGTTTCATACTTTTCAAACCTCACTTCTTTTTAATGTTCTCTGTAGTCGGAAATGCAACCTTCAACCATGTCTTGCATCGGAGCATTCACTCTTCCATAGACGATAAAAGAATTTTCGTTCTCCCTTCACCACCGCTAAACATCCATCCTTCTCTGGCAAGAAATGGAGTTCTTCCCCGCAGTAGAGTGGATGAAAAAAGCGTATTTCCACCTGCCGCGTCATAGGCCGCTCTGTTAAAAGTTTCTGTAAAATCAGCATCCCGGGTACAATGGCAGGCTCTTGACGATGTATGCTGTTTTCATCACCCGCCGCTGCAACAAAAGAAAGAACCTCTGCATAAGAAAAACATCGCCACGTTGTTCCAGTATTTTTCAGCATCCTCTCCTTTTTGGGTACTCTTTGCGATTTTTCAACGCCCTCTTTTCCAAGTATGAGACTCATGGAGATTTCTCCCATCAAAGGTTTCTTTGTTTCACAGCATGCCATTTTCAAAAAACGGTTTCCATGTTTTTGAAAGTGTACTCCATATTCCGCCTCTGGACGCGGCTCTTTTCTCCAAGAAATCTTGGCAATTCTTGCACCTTCATATTCGGCAAGATGCAGTTCTGCCATCATGCGTGCAAGATGCAAAACACTCTCCATCCATTCACCTCCAAAAGTTCAGTAAACTCATTATAGATAAAGCATCTTCTTTCGTCAACCTTTCGTAAGAATCAGTTAACAAAAGAGCATGCAAAAAGCCGCCGATTACGGCGGCTCTCCCATGGATTCCTATTGCAGTTCCGTCATGCTTTCCGATGTTTCATTTCCTGTTGGTTTTTGCTGCGGTTGTGGAACGGCATTCGATTGTCCCGACATGTGGCGTGCAAGCGCAGCTGCTTCGTTTTCCAGTGTCTTTGCCTGTTTCAGTTTCGCCTGCGCCTCGCGGATGGTCGCCGCCTTCTTGTCGTCCAGCCATGCCGCATACCCAAGGATGTAAGCAATGCGCATATCACAGCTGCGCAGACGGAGATGGTGTAGCGTATCCGCCATGGGCGGCACTGTGAGGTCAGACAGCTCAGCTTTGCGCTGCGTCCAGTCTGCCGCGGCCTTCTCCAGCATGAT of the Selenomonas sputigena genome contains:
- a CDS encoding biotin transporter BioY → MKQEDTMSVQKITKMALCVALCCVAAYISIPLPFTTAMITALTLAMNLTAFILKPRETFVVLCVYTLLGCIGLPVFVGGTSGLGKLLGPTGGFIIAFVIAYPIVSWLKGTGNSFKRFMSAAVFVGIPITYIGGLTSMMLLMDVSLWQALVMAVFPFIPGDVLKAALAAFLGVKLNKIFRQSE